TAAGTCCTAAACATAAATTACGACTCCTCTCGATCAATTGCAAACATCTAATACtcctttaatttttcaaaaaagaatgaagattaaacaaaaaataaaaataacaattcgGATACTCATTTAACGTCTTTTCAAGATCAACTAAAAAGGTAAGAAAGACTCGGGAtgttacaattaaaaataaaagagattgttatcattttattcaatcaatcaatgaattattatttctccttAATGATAAACGCGTGTTTTTCAATCCTGATTTTGGATTCCATCCGCCGATCCTAATTGGAAGCCAGAGTATTCTATCAGCCGCCGAGTTATCTGCCAGACGGGAGCGACTCCCGCACACAGAAACTCCGCCATCGTCCACCGAGCCTATTGGCCGCTGGAAATTTATCTACACCACCGAGCGAAACTCGCCGCTGGTGCTTGTTAAGGGAAACACCCATAACAGCTGGTTCTTTCATCGTGATCTTAGCCTCCCACCATCGCGAACCGAAGCTATACCGCTGCCCGACGGAGAACATTCCGCGCACAGCAACTGCTTTGGTTGCCAATGACAACTCTACTTTTGCAACACCCGTCGGGAAGGATTCCCGCGCGCCGCATCGAAGTCAGACCACCATCATGCCATACGACTACGTCAACTATCGTCGTCGTCAATACGACCTCCCTCAGCCTGCGCAATCGTTTCGTCCCTACCAGTTGGTCCAACCACGGTGTACAACCAGCTGGAACCTTTCGGATAGCCACGATTCACAAGGTTTTCCAACTTATGATCAGCTGCCACACAATTACCGTGCAAAACATAACCATCGCACGCCGACGAGTCACCAGCCAACGCCGCCTCACCACATGGGATATGTCCAAACCCACCGCCCCACCTGTTGGGATCCTCCCGATAACCGACCACTATTGAGTTTCCGGCCCTACGATCCACCACAGTCACGGCAACCCTCTTGTTGGGAACCACCGCCTCGCCGTGCATCGCGAGGATATTCGGATTATGATCAGCGAACACTGTGTCCGCCTAGTCGTTGGGATCCGTCTAGTCCTCCGTTACCGTTGCTCGATGCCGATGCAAGGTTGATTCCTCCGGGAAATGACACGCCGTGTTTGAGCACTCATGGAGGTGTggcaaaacttttcattttagcgTTGAACTGTCACGACAACAATATGGCGGGGGTGTTCGTCATATCTTATACCCAACACGGGTCTTTATTGGTGATTTTGGGTGGAAATGATGAAGGGAGACGCACAACTATTCGGTGGGCATTTGATCGAGGAGGGGATACCACGCCAAAGCTTCTACTTTCAACTCTCTTCGTGGTTTTATGATTCCCACCTTGAGGACATGGTGGATTTCAaccgtgggggagttgatacgaaCCTATCTcccaattatttagttatattttgatttaccatatcttttctatatttgtttAGGTATTTCTTGTTCAATAAGTTACGGTAGTAGTATTAGAGTATAATAAAAAGGAGAGattgttatcattttattcaatcaattaatgaattattatttctccccAAAGATAAACGTGTGTTTTCCAATCCTAATTTTGGATTCCCTCCTCCAATCCTAATTGGACGCTGGAGTATTTTATCAGCCGCCGAGTTATCTGCCGACGGGAGCGACTCCCGCACACGAAAAACTCCGCCATTTTCCGCCGAGTCTATTGGCCGCCGAAAATTTATCTACACCGCCGAGCGAAACTCGTCGCTGGTGCTTGTTAAGGGAAACACCCttaacacaaaaacaaatcaaacctGCAAACAGAGGGGAAGGGCAGTTCATCACGATCTGAGTTTGAATCACACGAAATGGTCAAGGTATCTTTCTAGGTAGCATTTTTGGACATGAAGAGATCATAACTGCTATGATATCTCACCCTTTTGGTTGTATCCCGACTATAATACCTCTTCTTCTCATCGACATCCATCTCGTGGAAATGGCGCACGCCATCGATCATTCCATCGCAAACAGATTGAGGAATCCCCATGTTTCAGCAGCGCTTCTCACTTGCTAAACAATCTCCCTACGCCTGCCGCTCAGATCAATCACCGGAACTTAGAGGTGAACCTATTTGGGTTTCAGCTCCGCAGCCAGCTCCTCCGGTGGCCTCACGAAGATTTGTGGGAGTTGGAACAAACCCGAATCACAGAGGCCTTTGACGCTTTGTGTCGACAAAAGCTTTGAGCATTACTATGCGATCGTATTGTTGATAAACATATGATGAATCTATCCCTTGTGCCATTTGTTTGGGTATTTTAGAGTCGATCAAAAAGGCTAATTTTTGTGATCATATGTTAGTACTTAGTAGTAGTATGAACTGCATATTTATGAAGAAGTTTACATTGTTCACTACAAAAAACGCTAGATAGTGATGGAAATTAGTGACGGCGGCTGCTAGCTCAACAATACGTGATGAAAAAAGCGTCAGTCACCGGTAGTGACAGATTATTCCCTCACTAAAGCGAAGCAGTCATCTATGTTTTCTGTCATTTGGTGGATTAATAGCTTAGGTGACGAACAAATCCGTcactagtattttttagtgaCAAGGTTTTAATGACATAGTAAGTTTGGCGGGTCCGTCATTAAAAAACTtgtcattaaaaaatattagtgacaAATTTTCCGTCACTAAATCCATTAATCTCACCAAATGATAGAAAACATAGATGACTGCTTCTCTTTGGTGATGGAATAATCTGTCACTGTTAGTTAGTGAGTCAGTGACTGAAGCTTTTTTCGTCACTAATTATTGAGCTAGCAGCCGCCGTCACTAATTTCCGTCACTATCTAgcatttttttgtagtggttTATGTTCTCTCAGTCTTATCACACAAGATTGAAGGTGATTACGAATAGGGACATGTTATATGCAATAGTTCAACTTAGCACGTTTTTTATGCTTTTAGAAGTATATCACATGTTTAAGTTGAAATCGAATTGTTTGATTGGACAAATGGATTACAGGTAAGATTAGTTGAAAAATGCTTGTTCtttttattggaaaaaaaaaatcaaattctatCTTGCATATGGCTATTTAGAGAGGCACATGGTTCAGAAACCGCTAGTTCCAGTTCGCAATCGGCTGCTCACGATTCATGAAATTattgaacctgaaccggcaTGGATTGGTATTTGGCGGTTCTGGTTCATGGcccgaaaccgccggttcaggCGGCGGTTCCAGACCGCTTCGGTGgtttgtaaaatttttattttgtcattcaaatatttaattgtctacaaaatttgcataaattaaattcaaacaataaggatgacaattataattttattgatacaaATTTCAACGAGGCAACAAGTTACaacttataagttataaagATTACAATATACACTAGGGCGTGTTCGGTGTTGACTAATTGGCCAGAAATGGGGTCAAATCAGTGCATTAATAACGGTTCGGTGTTCAACAACTGAACAAGCATGGCCCTCGAAAATGACCCCGGCCCGCACTGTGCTCTTTGACTTTTGTCTGAAATAATAACCAAActcgaaaaaccgaatttagttcaaaatccaaaccgaaccgaaccaaaaaactgaaaaaccaaaaatgaaacttcaaaaaccaaacaaaactgaaaaaccgaaaaaaatagtatatattaatatatactccctccgtcccacttaaaatgcaacatttgaaaatcggcatgggattttatgtaatgttgttttgtgagtaaatgaagagagagtaaagtaagagagatgaaaaagtagagatagagttgtttccattttaggaaacgtttcatttttaatgggacaaccaaaaaagaaaaacgttgcatttttaatgggacagagggagtataatttaatttattttataaatactaatagaatataaatatatataatataaaattaatagaatatatataatacatattatataaaatatgatataatatattaaattaatagaataaatatatataatattatatttaaaatataattcggttttttggttatttttttcGCCCGAaccaaaaaactgaaatttttgtatttttaaaaccgaacTGAACCGAAAAAAtcgaaccgaatttcaaaatttcggattgattcggttcggatattcggttttcggtttttttgcTCACCCTTAGTGACGTGGCTGGGCGGGGGATACAGTGGAATTGCCACCAATGGTGGTGGTTATACTTCATCTTGTTAGATTTGAGGTTGAGATTAGGGGATTTGTCAAGGCCGGAGTCGGATACGGAGAGGGGGGTGGTGTTGGTGGCGAcggcggtggtggtgatggAGGCGGAGGCGAGGTGGTGGCATAACTTGGCATAGGGGAGGAGGAACAAGGTGAGGGAGAACACGACAGAGCATAGCCAAATAGAATATGGAAGCTCCATGATTCTGATACATAAACTAATTGAGCAGTACATAGCGGAAAAATTGGAGCTTTCATAATTACACAGCGGCAGTGATTTGTGATTTGCAAAATTGAGGTTGAGATTAGTGCAAATCATGGTGTTAGGAATCGCAATGGTGTCATGCCTAGTATTTCACAGCCGTTTGTAGATGTGGAGGATAAAATGAATAGTAATGTAGTAGTGAATACGGACAGAGATAACTCTAATCAGGTGTAGTTGGAGGGGTAGTGGGGTAGTTTGTGGAATTAAGTAAGAGTGATGAGGATATTATCGTCTGACAGCACGCAATCTTGCATTTCATCTCTCCAAATAAGAAACAACAATAATGACTCAGAGGTGTGTGGGACCAcccatatttatttaagttaaGAGATAAATCTTGCATTTCCAAATAGGCGTAACCGAACGAGCCCAGGAGTGTTCACTTTCTTGGATATACCAAGAAATAGCCTCATTTCTTGGTTTGAGCCAACGTTCATTGTTCAAGATTAAATTCTGAAGAGCCCGAGCTTCATTCATGGCCCGCACTATTCCCTTGAGGGATATGTAGAAACCATTTCTTTGGATGGAGTAGGTTTTAATTTCTGCATCGAAAGTTGGagcaaaaaatggaaatgaaataCCACCTTAGCCCCTCCCAATTTCAGTTTCACTCCAAATCAATTTGAGAATTTATGGAGGCATTTTGGGTAATTCATGAATTTACTGAGCATTATTTATTGCTGGAAAAAGTCAAATGTACTCTAGCCATACTCAAAACACGGAAACTGAACAAAGGgatgtaattttcttttcttgggGACCCATGCCTACCCTCAATCAGATTTATATCTAAAACTTCCACAACAAAGAAAGTGAACACTGTGTTGGACTTGAGCCTGAGTTGGAAAAGAGTGTATTGAATGATTCTCTTTTATATCTATTTACTGTCGAGGTTCTCCTAAATTTAAGCCATCTTGGAGCATTACTTTTCTCGGGCCGATGCATTGTTTTTCCGGTTTGGAACTTCATGAGATTCAACGGCAGATCATATTCATCTCCGGTCTTAACCAATCAAgtctaaatataattagtagaACCTCGACAGCAAATccaaaataatactttaaaatagtGAATTAAGTGAAGTCGAATATATTCATCCGGATTCCTTATCAAATAAGTCCAAAACTGATTATAATTTGCAtataataaattgtataaCCCCCAGGTTGTAATTAACACATaagtacattattaaattgatgtAATTTCTGGCATCTTAGTTTGTCATTATCCAAGCcattaaaataatcacacTTGCATTGTGCtctttaaattattgattgcAGCATAATAGCACCAGTGGAAAATTAAACAACTCTCTCTCTGagtatctctctctctctgagaAGATGGAAGTTCTGGGAGCAATTTTAGGGCATTTGAGTGATATATTTGTTAAGGCACCTTTATTATCATCAACAATATTCACAATATTAGGAGTGTTGGGAGGTTTTTTATGGTATTTTTACGAACCATATTGGAGTGTAAGAAAAATTCCAGGGCCTCCAACGATGCCTTTAGTTGGACACATTCCTTTGATGGCTAAACATGGCCCTGATGTCTTCTCTGTTCTTGCCAACCGCTATGGTCCTATTTTCAggttcctttttttctttactcaattaatattttgatcaattattcatattagaataggaaaaaatatttgttgatgtTTGTTTAGGGGGAAGAGGAGAGTTTCCCATTTAATCATAATAGTAAGACAATTTACTCCTATAgtctagtatttatttattaccattaaaacaaaagcaaaaaagagTATGTTGTGATTGGTGATCAAACGACAGGAGTACTGATTGGTCCAAACTAATCAAATGGTATgctaaatcataaaattaaatctttaactctataaatatgattttagagttatattttcatatttaaaaaaatcttcaattattttgactcattctcaaattatttatctctcattattcatttttattttagctatgtactagtactatatacgTTTGATTCCCAGTATTAAAATCCTAGTGACCAACTTTATATGTGTAGGTTTCATATGGGCAGACAGCCTCTAGTAATAGTGGCATCTGCAGAGCTTTGCAGGGAAGTTGGTATAACCAAATTCAAAAGTTTCTCCCATAGAAGCATTCCCTCTCCTTTAGCTGCATCACCTGTTCATCTCAAAGGCTTATTCATGACTAGGTACACTACCTCTACTATTGGACACATTAATTCATGTCTGTCTCATTCTGAACGACACATTTCCTGTCTCATTCTATTCAGGGAACCAAGATGGTCGATGATGCGAAACACAGTGCTATCATTCTTCCAGCCATCGCGGCTTGCTGCAATGATCCCCACAATGCAGGATACCATCCAAACAGCCACTCAAAATCTCGACTCCAAATCATTCACATTTTCCGATTTAACCCTCAACATCACCACCGATGTAATCGGAAAAACCTCATTCGGAATGGATTTCGGCCTCTCCAAACCAAAATCAACTGAaagaaacaacaacaacaacaacaacgaggCAGAAGAATTCATCAAGGAACACATCTACGCCACAACGCAGCTGAAGATGGACCTAACCGGCTCCGTCTCCAACATACTCGGCCTCCTCCTCCCCTTCCTCCAAAACCCATGCCGCGAGATTCTCAAGAGAATCCCGGGCACCATGGACTGGAAGCTGGAGCGGACAAACCAGAGCATCACCACTCGGCTGGACCACATCGTCGACAagtataaaaaagagaaaaaccGAGGCGCCAGAGACATCATCTCGCTCTTGCTCAACGCGGCCGAGTCAGAGAAGGCCGTGAGGAATGTGCTCACGCCCGACTATATTACCGCCCTCACGTACGAGCAGTTGCTGGCTGGCTCCACAACTACCTCGTTTACCATCTCTGCGGTGGTTCACCTTGTTGCAGCCCATCCACACGTTGAGAAGAAGCTGGTTGATGAAATAGATGCATTCGGCCCTCGTGATCGCCTTCCTAATGCCGATCATCTGCAAAATCAATTCCCATTTCTTGACCAGGCAATTCacaatctatatatataaccagttaactaattttatgatttttgattCTCACCTCATCACGATTCTGAGTACAGGTGATTAAGGAAGCTATGAGAATGTACTTCGTCTCTCCTTTAGTTGCAAGAGAAGCACTTGAAGATGTTAGAGTTGGAGGCTATCATATTCCAAAGGTACATTacatcttattttaaaaaataaaacaagtatATGTCCCctaattatacattatttaattgaataattaattagtaataaaacagtactataattgtgaatttgaacttgtcaagaaaatctcaaaacataagtagtagtagtactactatataaaatacttATACACAAATCTCTTAACTTGTGATAACTT
The nucleotide sequence above comes from Salvia hispanica cultivar TCC Black 2014 chromosome 5, UniMelb_Shisp_WGS_1.0, whole genome shotgun sequence. Encoded proteins:
- the LOC125187650 gene encoding cytochrome P450 711A1-like; translated protein: MEVLGAILGHLSDIFVKAPLLSSTIFTILGVLGGFLWYFYEPYWSVRKIPGPPTMPLVGHIPLMAKHGPDVFSVLANRYGPIFRFHMGRQPLVIVASAELCREVGITKFKSFSHRSIPSPLAASPVHLKGLFMTREPRWSMMRNTVLSFFQPSRLAAMIPTMQDTIQTATQNLDSKSFTFSDLTLNITTDVIGKTSFGMDFGLSKPKSTERNNNNNNNEAEEFIKEHIYATTQLKMDLTGSVSNILGLLLPFLQNPCREILKRIPGTMDWKLERTNQSITTRLDHIVDKYKKEKNRGARDIISLLLNAAESEKAVRNVLTPDYITALTYEQLLAGSTTTSFTISAVVHLVAAHPHVEKKLVDEIDAFGPRDRLPNADHLQNQFPFLDQVIKEAMRMYFVSPLVAREALEDVRVGGYHIPKGTWVWMGTGVVAKDPINFPDPDEFRPERFDPEGEEEKKRHPYSLVPFGIGPRACIGKKFALQEIKLALIHLYRHYVFRHSPQMESPLEFQFGIVLNFKNGVKVLATKRT